Within Kineosporia sp. NBRC 101731, the genomic segment GTGTTGAGGAAGACGCAGACCTCGAGCGGCCCGGTCTCCTCCGGATGCACCTGGGCGCGCAGCTCGTACAGCCGCTCCACGCGCGTCTTCAACTGGGAGGGGGTCACGTTGAACGTCATCCAGCCGTCGCCGAGACGGGCCACCCGGCCCAGCAGACGGTCGACCGTGGCCTGCCCGGCGCGCGGAGAGGGGTTGGCCGCCACCCAGACCGGCAGTGGGCGCTGCACGAAACCGGCTCCCAGATCGAGGTTCTCCACCTGGGTGAAGGGGCCCTTGAACGAGGTGGCCCCGGTGCTGACCTCCCGCAGGAAGGCCACGGCCTCCTCGAAGCGGGCGACCTTCTCCGGGTAGTCCATCCCGAAGGTGCGCAGCTCGTTCTCGACCGCCGTACCGGTGCCGTTGCCCGGGCAGGCGGCCAGCAGCATCCGGCCCCCGGACAGTGCGTCCAGATCGGCCCACTGCCGGGCCACCGTGACCGGGTGCCGGAATCCCAGGGAGGCCATGCAGCCGATCCCGAGCCGCGCGCGGCGGGTGCGGGCGGCGAGAGCGGCCAGCAGGACCCCGGAGTCGAGGAAGGGCAGCGCCATGATCGAGTCGGCGACCCACAGGGTGTCCCAGCCGGCCTGGGCCTCGGCGTACTCGGCCAGGCGCAGGATCGCGTCGTACCCGTAGCTGACGGGCCGTTGGCGTACCGGCAGGACCAGTCCGGTGGTGGTCACGCCTCGCTCCCGAAGCGGTGCAGCCGGACCTCACGGGCCCGGGTCAGGTGCTCGATCATCGCACCGCGCGCCTCTTCGGGGCGGCGGTCGGTGATGGCGGCCAGGATGCGCTCGTGCTCGGCGCGGGTCTGCTCCAGGTCGTGGGAGGTCTCCTGGGTGCCGCGGTCGTAGATGCGCAGCTGGGCGGTGAGCCGGTGCAGCAGGGTCTCGATCGTGCGGTTGTGCGAGGCCCGCCAGATGGTCGCGTGCCAGGCCGAGTGGGCGCTGCGCTCGGCGTCGTGACGGGTCTCCCCGGCCAGGACGGTCTCGTGCAGGTGTCGCAGCCGGGCCAGATCCAGCTCGCCGCGGCGTTCGGCGGCGCCGGCGGCAGCCTGGCCCTCCAGCACGATGCGGGCCTCGTAGACCTCGAGCACGTCCTCGGCGGTGCCCGAACGCACTCGGTGCCCGCGCCCGGCCTTCTCGACCAGGCCCTCGTGCTCCAGGCGGGCCAGGGCTTCGCGCACGGGGGTGCGGGAGACGCCGTAGCGCTGAGCCAGCGGTAGTTCCTGCAAAAGCGCGGTGGCGCCGAACTCACCGGCCAGGATGTCGGACCGCACGATCTCGTAGAGGGTGCCCGGGCCCGTCGTGGGGGTCTCGGTACTGCCTGGGCGTGGGGACAAGGAAGCTCTCCCGGCGGATGGTCATCGTGAGGACGAGCGCGAGCATACCTGTGTATACATCGGCATGCGAGCTTGTTGACATTCTCGACAGGACTGATCCAGTATTCAGTGCAGCGTCCCTTCGCCGATGGGTCGTCGCAGGTCACAGCGATTCCAGCCATTCGGGCGATTCGAGCAATTCGAGCAGAAGGCAGCACCGTGAACCGAGGCACCGGCACCGCTTCCGTGGCGTCTCCCGTGGTGCCGTTCGCGGTGGTCGAGGAGCTGGCCGGGCACGTGCTCCGGCGGCCCCCGTCGGTGGGCATCACCCGCCTCGTCGCGGTCGACGGCCGCTCCGGCTCGGGCAAGACCACCCTCGCCCGG encodes:
- a CDS encoding LLM class flavin-dependent oxidoreductase, translated to MTTTGLVLPVRQRPVSYGYDAILRLAEYAEAQAGWDTLWVADSIMALPFLDSGVLLAALAARTRRARLGIGCMASLGFRHPVTVARQWADLDALSGGRMLLAACPGNGTGTAVENELRTFGMDYPEKVARFEEAVAFLREVSTGATSFKGPFTQVENLDLGAGFVQRPLPVWVAANPSPRAGQATVDRLLGRVARLGDGWMTFNVTPSQLKTRVERLYELRAQVHPEETGPLEVCVFLNTNVGLDPTTVLEDARERWFQTAPRGVSVEDLDGIAAIGSPEQAADLIGRLSEAGATHLAIEPLSTDVPAQVEALTELLLPRLTPTPRLAPTPRLAPTLRP
- a CDS encoding GntR family transcriptional regulator, producing MSPRPGSTETPTTGPGTLYEIVRSDILAGEFGATALLQELPLAQRYGVSRTPVREALARLEHEGLVEKAGRGHRVRSGTAEDVLEVYEARIVLEGQAAAGAAERRGELDLARLRHLHETVLAGETRHDAERSAHSAWHATIWRASHNRTIETLLHRLTAQLRIYDRGTQETSHDLEQTRAEHERILAAITDRRPEEARGAMIEHLTRAREVRLHRFGSEA